The sequence below is a genomic window from Lolium perenne isolate Kyuss_39 chromosome 4, Kyuss_2.0, whole genome shotgun sequence.
TGGTTGGAGATCCATGCCAAACCTCCTGCAGAAAAGTCTCAAGTGAGAGAGCGGTGGTCTCCTCCTGCTGAAACGTGGCTCAAGTTTAATACTGACGGATCTTTCTCTGCGCCGACGggatgcggtggtggtggtgtcgttgTGCACGACCATACTGGTCGCTTCATCGCTGGAGCGTGCCAATTTTTCCCTGCTGCTGTTGACCCGGAAGGAGCAGAAGCGTTGGCATGTAAACGAGCGCTGCAATTAGCAAAGGAGTTAGGCTGCCAGAGACTTGTGCTGGAGACGGACAATGCGAATGTTGCAGCGAAATTGAACGAGGAGACAAGGGATCTTTCAGCATTGGGGCCGATTATTGAAGAGGTCAAGACCATGCTTCGGGATATCATGTTCTACGAAGTGAAAGCTGTGCGACGCACGGGTAATTTAGTAGCTCATAAGCTAGCTAGGGAAGGCTGTATGAATAAATGTACTCAAACCTGGTTCAGTGAAGCGCCGGACTGTATCAAGTCGGCGTTGTCCGctgatgttgaatgaatgaataacAGCCTtttcctctcaaaaaaaaaaagcagaCCATAGAGAAATTCCAACAGATACATTTGTATAACTAGAAAAGGCTTTAGTTAACAAAAGAGCCCTGACACTAGCACATTGCCTCAGAGCAGCATCAGATGCATTGAGGCTGACCTGCTGTCAAGATGTGCCATTGGCACGTGAGTTTTGTACAGGGAAGAGACAACCAATGAGATTCAGGGAATGAGTCGGCTACAGGACGACTTGAATTAGGAAGGATGAGTAGAGATAGCATTAGGAAATGTTAATTCAGAACAGTGGGGATTACGAAAGTATGGATTCCTGGTAAGAGCACAAATGCCCTGGGTGTCAAGTTAGGAGGTATTATATATGTGCCACTCATGTAAGTTATCCAATCAAGCAAGAACAATCGATCTAATCTCATTCTAGTAATTCTCTCTTCTCAACCTATGTCTACCCGATCGCTCGCAACCGTCTGGCATCTTCTGCAAGGTAGTTATCCCGTTGTGAATCAAGGCTCTCAACATAAGTAGATCATGGACAGGTTTTTTAGTCAAAAAGTGTGATCAAATCTATGTGTTGCGAGCCATCAGTTACAAAGTGTCTTATGACTTCTTGAGCTAGCTTCAGTTCATAATGGATGAGTATTGGTGGTAATGAATTATGGCTCCACATCGTTCTCTATCATTGGAACTTCAGCACAGTTTCCTCTCGGTAAATCATCAAAGACAAATAAACATCTCAGTATGTAGAATTTTCAATGTGTTAACATCAGCAAATGATGCATGAAGGTTAGAGGAAAGATGGTAAGTGAGCGGAGCACATACCCTTCCATCCATTGCCTTGACAgctttttgtgcctccatttctgATTTATATTTCACAAAACCAAATCCTTTTGGCCTTCCAGTTTGATTGTCTCTCACTAACCGAGCTATAGTGAAGAGAAACACAGATCAACATTAGAGTTGAATATTTCAATGGAACCAACAGAAGAACTTCAAGTAGCAGTAGGGTACAATAACGAAGGCCTCCAATTTCCCCCTAGGGAAAAGCATCAGGCAAGTTCTAAATAGCGTAGGTACCTTCCTCAATGGCGCCAAATGGCGAGAAGATGTTTTTAAGTTCTTCCTCAGTTGTGTAAAATGATAGCCCTACAGAAAAAGATCCAAAATAACAAATAGATGTTATATGCTGTGCCTGATTTGCAGAATTAGAAAACAGCATACTGGTGCGGAAATCCATATCAGAAGAATCTGTAAGGCTTCAGTGCCTAAATGGTAGGACATCTACGGTAATGGTATACTCAAGAGGAAAACTGTAATGGTACAACTAGGAGTAGATTACAATCAAGAGGCAAAATGTAAACCGCTGCAACAATGTCACTGTCTTTTTTGTGTGCAAACCTCAAGTCCATGGCAATTATTCAGgtggagatccctcaaacaaagcaATTTCTAGTACTAGAGATAAAACAACTATTGGTCGCAAGTATGCTGAGAACCTTATGTGGAACTTCATTGCTCTGATACTAGGAAGAAGACTAGAATCAGTATATGTGAAACTTCTTTGCTCTAATACAGTAATACTAGGAGGCATAGGAACTTATGTGGAATATGGCCAGTGGGGCAGCTTCGGCCTGGCATGGCTAGGCAACTGCCCAGGCTTTGCCTGAAATCCCTCACTGAAATAATGAGGATTAATCAACTGTATTTGTGGGCAAAACGTTGTGAGCCAGGAGCATTGGTACTCTGCCCAGGCTATGCTGTTCGGCTGGCTCCTGCCACTGAAGATGGCAAAGGACTAGCATCCTTGTCGCTGGCTTTGCTACAATCTTGAGGAATCCTATTCTAAAGCTCCTGATATCAGTAGCAGACTCGACATTCCCTGGCATGCTAAAGCTAATATTCACAGCGAAAGAGGAAAGCAGAAACGAAGGGCGCCACAGAAACATTCATCCACACAAACCGCTACAAATTTACTACAAGAGAAGCAGTTCTCGCAGATCGAAGCAGTTTACACTGAAAAAACTTCGGATTGCAGAAGGAGCGAAGAACTAGAGATAGATGTACTTACTGCTCACAAATATCTCGGTGCTGAAACCCCTGGCCCCCACGAGCCGAGAGGCCAAACCTATCGCCCTCCCTCCGCGCATCGCCATGAGCAGCAAACCCTAGATCCCCAAATAACGAaagcaacaaaaaaaaaatgaagcAGTACCGAGAAGATTAAAGCCACCGACAGAATACAACTCTACATTCATTACTTGAAGAAATCCAAGCCGTCCATTACAGGGTTGCACGATTTACAAAGCAGGCGAGCAGCCTACCTAAATATCGATGCGCATGAATGGAAACAACGGAACGGGCAACACAAACTACAGGTTACAGAACAACAGGACGACGACAGTGGAAGGAGCCTAGCAGAGACTACTACTACATCTTCCTAGCTTAGTTGCTGGTGAACTTGGTGACGGCCTTGGTGCCCTCGGAGACGGCGTGCTTGGCGAGCTCCCCGGGGAGGACGAGGCGGACGGAGGTCTGGatctccctggaggtgatggtggGCTTCTTGTTGTAGCGGGCGAGCTTGGCCGCCTCGCCGGCCAGCTTCTCGAATATGTCGTTGATGAAGGAGTTCATGATGGACATGGCCTTGGAGGAGATGCCGATGTCGGGGTGCACCTGCTTGAGCACCTTGAAGATGTAGATCTTGTAGGTCTCCACCGACTTCTTGTTCTTCTTGCGCGCCTTCTTGTCGCCGCCCTCCTTGGAGGCGGACTTGGACGCCGGGAGCCGCTTCTCGGCCTTGGGCTTCTTCCCGGCGGGGGTCTTCTCCGCCTTCTCGACCTCGGCGGCGGGCTTCTTCTCCGCCGGCTTCTTCTCGGCCTTGGGAGCCATTGGCAGGGACTGGGGTTTGGTGTCGAGcttgaaggtgggggaattggggGGAGTGGTTGCGGGGCAGGCAGAGACTTTTCTTGCTGTGGTTTGGAAGAGAAGGGAGGGGATTAATATAGGCGCGCGCGGTGGAAGGGGATTGGTCCGGAGGGGTGGGGCGCGGATCGGTGAGGTGGCGTCCGTGTAGGGCGTTGGATTCGGGGAGCGGGGAGTGCACGGTTGGGATGGGCCTGACCGAAATTTGCTCAGGACGCGGTGGGGATGGCGCGCGCGCGTCGTATTTTTGATTTTCTGTCATTTTCGCTAGAGCGTCTTCTTTATGGCGCGCCCGCCCACGGGTGTTCGTAGATCTTGTACTAAAGTATTTTGGAATTCAGAAACAGACACACTTTCAAACCAATGAGAAATTAACAGCTGTATAATACTAACAAGTAAGAAAGAGAAATGAGAAAAACTGCATGTTTTCATTTGCACCGACACATTTCTGGTCTCTTTTTTGCCGGCTCGAAGCTGAGTTCCAACGGCTCATCATTGAttccaaacttgagtcagttttcAAATCATTTAATGTTTGCCCAGCTAGTTTTTGGATAACATGAATGCACTCTCTTGTTTAAAACAACAATACTAACAAATAACACCAGGAAATCAAATAAAACAGATAAATTTGCAGAGTTGTCTTTTAGGTAAAGGCATCTCCAACGGAGCGACGGAAACGGACGCTCAGCGATCGTTTGCGTCTGTCGTGACCGAAAATACTTCTGGGCCCTGCTTCAGCGGGGCGACGTGAAGTGATTGGACCatccgcggcgacgcaaacctggcccaaatatgcgccaagtTTGCGTCTCCGCAAACGTTGCGTGGTCGCGCGGAGCATCCTCCTTTTCTTACCCGGCCCCGCATGTCAGGGATAGCGAAATTGAgcgcttcgatttgcttctttttccccttctttgctgccctagtacgatgccaccaccccaaccccacccgcTGTCGTCCTGCCGCACCGCCGCAGTACTCGCCGTCGGCTCGGTTCTCGCCGCACGGGATAGCAGGATCGTAGTCGGGGTAGGCTCTGGCGCGCACCTGTCGCCTGTTTTGGGGCCAAACTTTGTCGGTTGAGCCGCCCGGCCTCGCTGCCCACGACCTGTTTTGGGGTAGGTTTCTTACtcgtgttttcggcgctattgtgcgcggccattgatctgcagttcgtacccacgcagatggacatgtggcagatgttggacaagttccgcgcggaggtcgttgactcctcttccgacgaggactTCGATCAGTCGACGCAGACATTGGCTACTGATGCGGCCTCCATCCTCCACGAGTACAATTCAAACCAGGCGTCGGTGCACCAGGGCTCTGTCAAGGGCCGCTCAAAAAACTTGCCGtgcaacagagtggaagggcacTGTAACACCCTGTTTTAATAAAACCTGATTAGGGTTTGATTGTGCATCATGGCATCCACATAATTTTCCTAAGAAAATTGCATCAATGAATTGATTTTGAAAAACCCTAATGTTGGTTTGAATCTTTCTCTGTTTGTATTCAAATGCTCAAAGTATTTCAAAATTTCCAAAGTCAACATACATAGCACTTTGTAAAATGTTTGACAAGCCAAGGTTATTTTGAAAGTTTCAGAAAATTTGAAGTTTCAAATCAATTCCAAAATGCAAAAGAATTTggaaacaaaatagaaaatagattttggaaaaaaaatagaagaaaaaaacCCTCGGGCCTCAGCCCATCActtctcccactctcttctccctCGTGTAGCCCAACGCAACCCAACCTGCAGCCTAACCCAACTATCTccctctcttccctctctctGCGTAGCCCACCAAGCAGCCCAAATAGGCCCAGACAACAACCAACCCAGCCCAGGAAAATCCtagggggttttctgcaaaaaATGACTTCTTCCCCGCGGCTCAAAGCAGCTCGCTCGGCCGCCTGATGCGCCTGACCGCGTTGCGATGCCCGTCACCGCTCGCCGGCGTCTACAAGTAGCCCGCGCCGCCATGGACGAACCCTAGACGCCCATTTCCCCCTCTCCCTCGATTTCTatgcgaaaccctaaccctacatGCTCACAGTAGGTCTGGTCATCATCGATTGCCTGTGTTCCAGGCCACCCCGATCTTCGGAGAGGCCACCTCTGGGATCGCctcgtcctcctccaccacccTGCTGAAGGAATCGGCCCGGGATGCCCCC
It includes:
- the LOC127295957 gene encoding histone H2B.1; the encoded protein is MAPKAEKKPAEKKPAAEVEKAEKTPAGKKPKAEKRLPASKSASKEGGDKKARKKNKKSVETYKIYIFKVLKQVHPDIGISSKAMSIMNSFINDIFEKLAGEAAKLARYNKKPTITSREIQTSVRLVLPGELAKHAVSEGTKAVTKFTSN
- the LOC127295958 gene encoding organelle RRM domain-containing protein 6, chloroplastic isoform X1, with translation MAMRGGRAIGLASRLVGARGFSTEIFVSRLSFYTTEEELKNIFSPFGAIEEARLVRDNQTGRPKGFGFVKYKSEMEAQKAVKAMDGRIIRGRLIFAEIAKEHRTG
- the LOC127295958 gene encoding organelle RRM domain-containing protein 6, chloroplastic isoform X2 gives rise to the protein MAMRGGRAIGLASRLVGARGFSTEIFVSRLSFYTTEEELKNIFSPFGAIEEARLVRDNQTGRPKGFGFVKYKSEMEAQKAVKAMDGRIIRGRLIFAEIAKEHSTG